The sequence CGGGCTCCTCGTCGAAAATTTGGTACTTGCGCATCTTCTCCCACAAAACCTTACGACTGATGCCCAGATAAAGCGCCGTATCCTGGCGACGCCAACCGTTTGCGTCGAGCGCGGCGAGCACGCGGTTGCGTTCCGCCATGTCCCATTTGCTGCGGTCCACCACCACCTCGGCCACGCTCTCGGCGGGCACCGGCTGGCTGCTGCGCGCCAGCGCCAGCAGCCGCTGCAGGCGGGCCGCGTCCCACGCGCCGATCTGGCGCACCGTCACGCCGATCCGCTCGGCGAGATTGCGCAGCTCGCGCACGTTGCCGGGGAAGTAGGTGTCGGCAACGGCGTCGGCGAGCCAGTACGGCAGATCGGGTAACGCCGACAGACGCTCGTTGCCGACCACCTGCGAAATGAACGCCTTGAAAATCGCGATCTTGTCGACCGCGCCGCGCTCTTCGAGCGACGGAATCTTCAGCTCGATCACCGCCAGCCGGTAGTAAAGGTCCGCGCGAAACGTGCCGTCTTTCACCAGTTGCGGCAGCACCTTGTTGGACGCCGCCACCAGCCGGAAATCGAGCTTGACCGGCGTGGCCGAACCGATCCGCGTGACCGCGCTGTCTTCGAGCACGCGCAGCAGCTTGACCTGCTGGTAGAGCGGCAAGTCGCCGATTTCGTCAAGGAACAGCGTGCCGCCGTCGGCCTGCTCGAAGTAGCCTTTATGCGCGACGACCGCCCCGGTGAACGAGCCTTTCGAGTGGCCGAAGAACAGCGATTCGAACAGGCCGTCCGGAATCGCGCCGCAGTTCACCGCGACGAACGGGCCCTGCCCGTAACGGCTATGTTTCTCGTGCAGCAGTTGCGCGATGCGCTCCTTGCCGACGCCGGTCTCGCCATGCACTAGCACGCTCGTGTCGCAGTCGGCGAAGGTGTCGACCTCGTGCAGCAGCGCCTGCATGCACTCCGAGTTGGCGATCATCGCGTCGGATTCGTGCGTCTTGGCGCTGTGCGCGCGAATCTGCGCGACCAGCTTCATGACCATGCCGCGCAGTTCGGCGCAGGTGAAGTCGAGCGGCAGAATGTGCGAGTACTCGGACGGATAGCTGGTCGGATCGTGGTCGCGCGGCGCGGCGCCGACCCACACGACCGGGATGCCGTGCGCGGCCTGCCAGTCGCGCAGGACCAGCGCGCCGCTGTCGATCACCGAGACGCTGATGATCGCGAGCGATGGCCGCGACGCGGTCCGTTCAGGCGAAATCGCGACATCGTCTGCGCGGATCACTTCGACGTCGAAGCTCGCCATGCAGCGCGCGACCCGGTCGACGATATCGGCCTTGCCCTCCCAGACGTAGATATCGAGTTCCTCGATTTTGGCGGTGGTTCTCATCGTGGATAGGCTAGTTGACCAGTTGCGGGACGCCGCATGTCAGCGACATGTTGTGGACGGTAGCCGTGCCGATTTGCACGCCGAGCAGCGAGAGCGTCGGAATGAGCACAGTGTCGAGCAGATTGAAGACGGTTTGAAGCAACGGCGTCACGGCGCTCGTGACGAGGCTGAGCAG is a genomic window of Paraburkholderia bryophila containing:
- a CDS encoding sigma 54-interacting transcriptional regulator yields the protein MRTTAKIEELDIYVWEGKADIVDRVARCMASFDVEVIRADDVAISPERTASRPSLAIISVSVIDSGALVLRDWQAAHGIPVVWVGAAPRDHDPTSYPSEYSHILPLDFTCAELRGMVMKLVAQIRAHSAKTHESDAMIANSECMQALLHEVDTFADCDTSVLVHGETGVGKERIAQLLHEKHSRYGQGPFVAVNCGAIPDGLFESLFFGHSKGSFTGAVVAHKGYFEQADGGTLFLDEIGDLPLYQQVKLLRVLEDSAVTRIGSATPVKLDFRLVAASNKVLPQLVKDGTFRADLYYRLAVIELKIPSLEERGAVDKIAIFKAFISQVVGNERLSALPDLPYWLADAVADTYFPGNVRELRNLAERIGVTVRQIGAWDAARLQRLLALARSSQPVPAESVAEVVVDRSKWDMAERNRVLAALDANGWRRQDTALYLGISRKVLWEKMRKYQIFDEEPETRESE